From the genome of Primulina huaijiensis isolate GDHJ02 chromosome 11, ASM1229523v2, whole genome shotgun sequence:
GTCATGCGCCTAAGAGGAAAGACTCTTGATGCTGCAGAAGAGTAAGTGACAATGCCTAAACGATCAATAGGACGTAACGAGGAAACAACCAATGCCATGAATTGCTTCATAAGCCTCAGATGTGGCCCATTCGGGCTCGTCACTAAGACCAAGTCAGCTGCAGGCTGATGCGATGATCTCACACGAAGATAAGCTCCATTGTTTGGGGAGCACAAAAAGGGAGGAGTTTCTGCCCCAGCTGAGGGAAAAAGATGTGCAGCAAGAGGTGAACTTGCCATTGATGATGACCCAGATACATGATTGGACGGAATCCCGCAATAATGGCAAGAACTGGTTCCAGAATCTTGACATGAGCACGGATTGAAGCTTGGTGGAACCAAAGAGACAGTCAAAAGAGAGAGATGAAGACGGGGTTGATCGCTTGTGTGGTCAGGCTCGACTGGATCGTCGTCATCATACTGTGCAGATCGCAGAAAGGATCGCCTGTGAACCCGAGAATTGGCTATGGAATCGTCGATGATTCGTAAAACTGGGTCAGTCTTATTGTAATGGATGGAATACCGGGTATTAAGGTTGCGCGGTAGCTGTGTCCATTGAGCACGACAAATGGGGCAGGTGACACTACCGTGCCGTACATTGGAAGCAATGCAAGCAAAATGGAATGCATGGGAGCATTGAGCTGTGAATATCGCCTTCCCAGGGCTGTTACCTGAGCTATAATTCAAGGGATCAAGACATATTGCGCACAAGTTCTGCAGCAAGCATTGGGAAAAAGGGCACATGGAATCCAAAAGTTAGATAAATAATGATAAGATGAAAAAATAGACAGATACTCAAAGCACCTTGCAAGCTAGATATTTTTCGTGTCTGATTTTCCTAAAAATTTAATCTTGGtccaaaattttatgatgatttACTCCCTACGGAGTGTCAAATTACCCAATCATCTCCTCCAGTAAAAACGACATTTTGGTTATAAATGCTCCACAGGGAAACCTTTGGTTCCGTAATGTACTAGTAGATTCAGAATTAAATACAAAACCAACTGGTAGATTGAGCACGCAATTGATTGAAAGTGTGGTAAAAACAACTCTTCCACAAATACAAATAATTCCTCGAGAAAGAGTAGAAGATTATTAAATGGCATCAAAACACACCTTGTTAGAAGAAGGGCTTGTGCTTGAATCACCCTGCTCCGAGATCTGCGAGGAGACCTTGCAAGAAAAGTTCCTCTTTTGATTCCCCGGTGGGATAGCATAATCGGGTGAATCACAAAATCGCtggaaaaaaggaaaaacaacagaaaaatcaaaactcaCACAATTCCTAACCTGCAATTTCCCTTCAAGAACATGGGATTTCATCTCTGGAAGACTTACATTGGGGGAAACAGATGAATCAAGAACATGAGATTGTGGGCTCTGGCAGAAAGAACCACACACCTGCACCCAGATTTTCTTGGCCGCTTTCTTGAATGTCCACGACGCGCAGCCACCTCCGCTCATCTCCACCACGTGAACTCGCTCCTCCTCCGTGTCCTCGCAACTTTTCACCTGTTGTATGGAACAAGATTGTCCTGAAATGGAATGCAGGTGGAGAAGACAAAAGGTTTACAGGAATTCTGTGCCATTTTTCattatctctctctctctctctctctctctctctctctctctctccacCTGTTTGAATGGTTGCTCAGTCTTGTTTCTCTGTTATTATTACTATAGACGATGATGACGATGATTGAAATTGATAGGCTCCCACCATCTTTAACTGTAGCCACTTTTGTGAGCTGCTGCCGCTCTGTGAGAGCCTACCACTATAAATACAAAACCACCACTGCCCCATTTATTCTACCTGGTTAAATCAATTTAGTTTACTTTTACCATTTTCACTTTTGGACCATATCTCTCACATTTTTCGctgccattttttttattattacaagATTCTTGATTCTTTCTTGCAAGAATAGGCCTgcaaataaattaatgaaatgCAGATAAACATGATTCCATTCGTCAACTCTATTTTGGTTTGTTTGTATTTTCATaccaattataaaaattattaaaaaaatcaattatatatatcattatttaattagtgttttaatataatataaaaacttGTAGGAAATAACCAATGTGTTagaatgaataagatagattggtaaaagaatataaaaataatattttttcatctcatacatttaggtttgtttgtgtgtgtttttcatatacattaaaaattttattaggaaaaaaaatatattttacaattaaattttctattttacacttatttaatatatgttttaatatgataaaaaaatgtgtttaaattagttaatttatttaatgataGAATTAGATCagtaaaataatagataaaataatattatatatatgataatgATTGGGacagataaaaatatatataatctttaTATTCCAATGAATTActgaactatatattt
Proteins encoded in this window:
- the LOC140987298 gene encoding probable E3 ubiquitin-protein ligase EDA40, giving the protein MSGGGCASWTFKKAAKKIWVQVCGSFCQSPQSHVLDSSVSPNRFCDSPDYAIPPGNQKRNFSCKVSSQISEQGDSSTSPSSNKNLCAICLDPLNYSSGNSPGKAIFTAQCSHAFHFACIASNVRHGSVTCPICRAQWTQLPRNLNTRYSIHYNKTDPVLRIIDDSIANSRVHRRSFLRSAQYDDDDPVEPDHTSDQPRLHLSLLTVSLVPPSFNPCSCQDSGTSSCHYCGIPSNHVSGSSSMASSPLAAHLFPSAGAETPPFLCSPNNGAYLRVRSSHQPAADLVLVTSPNGPHLRLMKQFMALVVSSLRPIDRLGIVTYSSAASRVFPLRRMTSYGKRTALQVVDRLFYTGQADPMEGLKKGVKILGDRVHKNPRSCILHLADTPSRSYHQFDMDIPVRVFHVGFGFGASNGFVMHEFEEFLARTLGGAIRDIQLRIGESSKIISIGELRGGEERNLPLYLGELGHVSVEYSYIDGGEGECVRRGEIVVHLEDKRENTDEHVPVEGRISGAESWDYHDPFMARRWAKHLHGYRL